In Bradyrhizobium paxllaeri, the genomic stretch TCAATCGTAAGTCAGAAAAACGGAGGCAGTGATGCCTCCGTTTTGTTTTTCCGACCACGATCGAGATGCAGCGCTCTGGATGGGAACGGCAATGGACTACATCAAGGTAAGCTGGAAACAGGACAATCCTCACACTCCGGTCCTGCTTTACAGCGAGATGGACGATGAGCGGTGGGAGGTCAGGAAAGTGGAAGTATTTCCCGACGGGTCGTTCGGATATGCCGATCGCTCCACGTCTCGCGGGACGACTTTCCTGGGCCTCGAACCAATACCGACGCTTTCGGAGATTGCTGCAATTCCCGAGTTCGAACCTGTGGCGATCACGAA encodes the following:
- a CDS encoding DUF6881 domain-containing protein, with protein sequence MDYIKVSWKQDNPHTPVLLYSEMDDERWEVRKVEVFPDGSFGYADRSTSRGTTFLGLEPIPTLSEIAAIPEFEPVAITKDEFEAMWLKAARQV